In Silene latifolia isolate original U9 population chromosome X, ASM4854445v1, whole genome shotgun sequence, the following proteins share a genomic window:
- the LOC141618282 gene encoding uncharacterized protein LOC141618282 — protein sequence MTYKSGTTPHDTAFVVGQMFNNAIDFWKALVNYCVNLGIDIKYKKNHKDKVGANCKMSGCPWRIWASWAGKSKTFQVKTYNGEHKCGRGNVVKKISSSWIVEYYKNKFKINPYIKLQEIIDTVWSEWGSKVSNYMVGQARKKAQLSVVGEYREQYLLLHRYAAEILKTYSDNTVKFSLDNGVFQRVYICFSSLKLGFLAGCRPFISLDGCFLKGPFGGQLLVAVGRDGNNQMFSIAWAVVKLENT from the coding sequence ATGACATACAAATCTGGGACAACCCCACATGATACCGCCTTTGTTGTTGGTCAGATGTTTAATAATGCAATTGACTTTTGGAAAGCATTGGTTAATTATTGTGTAAACTTAGGGATCGATATCAAATACAAGAAAAATCATAAAGACAAAGTAGGAGCTAATTGCAAAATGTCAGGTTGTCCTTGGAGAATATGGGCATCTTGGGCCGGAAAAAGCAAGACGTTCCAAGTAAAGACTTATAATGGTGAACATAAATGTGGTAGAGGAAACGTGGTGAAAAAAATCAGTTCCTCTTGGATAGTAGAGTACTACAAGAACAAGTTTAAGATTAATCCTTATATAAAGTTACAGGAAATTATAGACACTGTTTGGAGTGAATGGGGGAGTAAGGTGTCAAATTATATGGTAGGACAAGCTAGGAAAAAGGCTCAGTTATCGGTGGTTGGTGAATATAGGGAGCAATATTTGTTGCTTCACAGGTATGCGGCTGAGATATTGAAGACTTACTCTGACAACACTGTTAAATTTTCCTTGGATAATGGGGTATTCCAAAGAGTTTATATATGTTTTTCATCCTTGAAACTAGGGTTTTTGGCGGGTTGTAGGCCTTTTATATCTCTAGATGGGTGTTTTCTCAAAGGACCATTCGGTGGACAACTTCTTGTGGCCGTGGGGAGGGATGGGAACAACCAAATGTTTTCTATTGCTTGGGCCGTAGTTAAATTAGAAAATACCTAA